A section of the Papio anubis isolate 15944 chromosome 2, Panubis1.0, whole genome shotgun sequence genome encodes:
- the NCBP2AS2 gene encoding protein NCBP2AS2, protein MVLRRLLAALLHSPQLVERLSESRPIRRAAQLTAFALLQAQLRGQDAARRLQDLAAGPAGSLCRRAGRFRDTFTQELRRGLRGRSGPPPGSQRGPGANI, encoded by the coding sequence ATGGTGCTTCGGCGGCTGCTGGCGGCCCTGCTGCACAGCCCGCAGCTGGTGGAACGTCTGTCCGAGTCGCGGCCTATCCGACGTGCGGCGCAGCTCACGGCCTTCGCTCTGCTACAGGCCCAGCTGCGGGGCCAGGACGCGGCCCGCCGCCTGCAGGACCTCGCGGCGGGCCCCGCAGGCTCCCTGTGCCGCCGCGCTGGGCGATTCAGAGACACCTTCACCCAGGAGCTACGCCGCGGCCTCCGTGGCCGTTCGGGGCCACCACCAGGTAGCCAGAGGGGCCCTGGCGCAAACATTTAA
- the NCBP2 gene encoding nuclear cap-binding protein subunit 2 isoform X2, protein MRCALPRVSASATADATSCRQSPRPRPLLCAMSGGLLKALRSDSYVELSQYRDQHFRGDNEEQEKLLKKSCTLYVGNLSFYTTEEQIYELFSKSGDIKKIIMGLDKMKKTACGFCFVEYPSCGWNVAAELGCRKCHAVHKWNTSG, encoded by the exons ATGAGATGCGCGCTTCCGCGCGTTTCCGCTTCCGCCACGGCAGACGCCACCTCGTGCCGGCAGTCGCCGCGTCCTCGTCCGCTTCTCTGCGCTATGTCGGGTGGCCTCCTGAAGGCGCTGCGCAGCGACTCCTACGTGGAGCTGAGCCAGTACCGGGACCAGCACTTCCGG GGTGACaatgaagaacaagaaaaattacTGAAGAAAAGCTGTACGTTATATGttggaaatctttctttttaCACAACCGAAGAACAAATCTACGAACTCTTCAGCAAAAGTGGTGACATAAAGAAAATCATTATGGGTCtggataaaatgaagaaaacagcatGTGGATTCTGTTTTGTGGAGTATCCTTCCTGTGGATGGAATGTGGCTGCTGAACTGGG ATGCCGAAAATGCCATGCGGTACATAAATGGAACACGTCTGGATGA
- the NCBP2 gene encoding nuclear cap-binding protein subunit 2 isoform X1: MSGGLLKALRSDSYVELSQYRDQHFRGDNEEQEKLLKKSCTLYVGNLSFYTTEEQIYELFSKSGDIKKIIMGLDKMKKTACGFCFVEYYSRADAENAMRYINGTRLDDRIIRTDWDAGFKEGRQYGRGRSGGQVRDEYRQDYDAGRGGYGKLAQNQ; this comes from the exons ATGTCGGGTGGCCTCCTGAAGGCGCTGCGCAGCGACTCCTACGTGGAGCTGAGCCAGTACCGGGACCAGCACTTCCGG GGTGACaatgaagaacaagaaaaattacTGAAGAAAAGCTGTACGTTATATGttggaaatctttctttttaCACAACCGAAGAACAAATCTACGAACTCTTCAGCAAAAGTGGTGACATAAAGAAAATCATTATGGGTCtggataaaatgaagaaaacagcatGTGGATTCTGTTTTGTGGA ATATTACTCACGTGCAGATGCCGAAAATGCCATGCGGTACATAAATGGAACACGTCTGGATGACCGAATCATTCGCACAGACTGGGACGCAGGCTTTAAGGAGGGCAGGCAGTACGGCCGTGGGCGATCTGGGGGCCAG GTTCGGGATGAGTATCGGCAGGACTACGACGCTGGAAGAGGAGGCTATGGAAAACTGGCCCAGAACCAGTGA
- the NCBP2 gene encoding nuclear cap-binding protein subunit 2 isoform X3 — protein MVLGKLYAGDNEEQEKLLKKSCTLYVGNLSFYTTEEQIYELFSKSGDIKKIIMGLDKMKKTACGFCFVEYYSRADAENAMRYINGTRLDDRIIRTDWDAGFKEGRQYGRGRSGGQVRDEYRQDYDAGRGGYGKLAQNQ, from the exons ATGGTCTTAGGGAAGCTGTACGCG GGTGACaatgaagaacaagaaaaattacTGAAGAAAAGCTGTACGTTATATGttggaaatctttctttttaCACAACCGAAGAACAAATCTACGAACTCTTCAGCAAAAGTGGTGACATAAAGAAAATCATTATGGGTCtggataaaatgaagaaaacagcatGTGGATTCTGTTTTGTGGA ATATTACTCACGTGCAGATGCCGAAAATGCCATGCGGTACATAAATGGAACACGTCTGGATGACCGAATCATTCGCACAGACTGGGACGCAGGCTTTAAGGAGGGCAGGCAGTACGGCCGTGGGCGATCTGGGGGCCAG GTTCGGGATGAGTATCGGCAGGACTACGACGCTGGAAGAGGAGGCTATGGAAAACTGGCCCAGAACCAGTGA